The sequence below is a genomic window from Polaribacter vadi.
TTTTTAAAATAAAACGATACGTTGTATTTATTTTAGATTGACTAGTTTTTTCAATAATAAATAACATATAAATTATAGCAAGAGATAAAGTAATAATTAAAAAACCATTTGTAAAACTTGCTAAACTATTACTTAATTGAACAGGAAATAATTCTAATAAAATAAAGGGTAAAAAGTATGCTGAAAAATATAATAAGAAATAAGGTTTAAAAACTTCTACTGCTTTTTTAACAACAATTTTAGATTCAGAATACATAATTCCAAAATAAAAACTAGACGTTTGTTTTAATTGAAGATTCCATTTATCTGTAACTTTATAAAATGCAGTATCAAATTCTATATTTTCTTTTTTAATTAAAACCTCTATGTCAGATACAATATGGTCTAAAACCTCCAAACGGATATCAACAAAATCAACTCTATTTTTAGTTAAATAATGCTCTATTTTCTGTATTTGTTGTGTAGTTAATTCCATCTTATTCCAAGCTAAATTTAGGATTTACCAAATGTTGCATCGTTTTTAAAAACTCTTGCATTTCTGCTAATTTATTTACAGTTTCTTTGCTCCCACTTTCTGTAAGTTTGTAATATTTACGCAACCTGTTGCCCACTTTTGCAACCTCAACATCTAGTAAACCATCAGCTTCTAACTTGTGCAAAGCTGGGTACAAAGCGCCTTCTGTAATGTTTAGTTCGCCTTTTGTGAGCTC
It includes:
- a CDS encoding PadR family transcriptional regulator — protein: MGTQKLYKGSLQTIILKLLESNDKMYGYEITQKVKELTKGELNITEGALYPALHKLEADGLLDVEVAKVGNRLRKYYKLTESGSKETVNKLAEMQEFLKTMQHLVNPKFSLE